One genomic window of Atribacterota bacterium includes the following:
- a CDS encoding ABC transporter permease subunit: MSKNKNDLQINNNQAGQGTGKKSPANLLAFILLFPAVAIIILLYVQPFFASFWGSFVSKQGELGFENYAVVTDRYMQDVYFTFGVTVFSTLIATIFSILLGVYLRLSQGWLRQAVSVLYRLPIFLPFVVVAQMMRSFLAPHGILNLLLAQANLIDIENPLQLFNWIGLSFGFVWKEGPFMILLIVGGFQMIDNSYIEAAKSVGANLYQIITRVLIPMNKQNILVAITLVFCSYVGCFSFPYMLIGGKTPATITIDIAHRVNYFRDYGVANALGVFSYIMVSVLAIYYVLNMRKGLYE; the protein is encoded by the coding sequence ATGAGTAAAAATAAGAATGACTTACAAATTAACAACAACCAAGCAGGGCAGGGGACCGGAAAGAAGTCCCCTGCTAATTTACTTGCTTTTATATTATTATTTCCGGCTGTCGCAATCATAATTCTTCTTTATGTGCAGCCTTTTTTTGCTTCTTTTTGGGGTAGTTTTGTCAGCAAGCAGGGAGAATTAGGATTTGAAAATTATGCGGTTGTGACAGATCGTTATATGCAGGACGTTTATTTTACCTTCGGAGTTACTGTTTTTAGTACTTTAATTGCTACAATTTTTAGCATTCTATTGGGAGTTTACCTTCGTTTATCTCAAGGCTGGCTACGGCAGGCGGTTTCTGTGCTATATCGTCTTCCCATATTTCTCCCGTTTGTAGTAGTAGCCCAGATGATGCGCAGCTTTTTAGCACCTCATGGTATTCTTAACCTGTTATTAGCACAAGCAAATCTTATTGATATTGAAAATCCACTGCAATTGTTTAATTGGATTGGTTTGAGTTTTGGTTTTGTCTGGAAAGAAGGACCATTTATGATTTTATTAATAGTAGGCGGGTTTCAGATGATTGACAATTCTTATATAGAAGCAGCAAAAAGCGTTGGCGCTAATCTTTACCAGATTATCACCAGGGTGCTTATTCCTATGAATAAACAAAATATATTAGTGGCAATAACCCTGGTATTCTGTTCTTATGTAGGCTGTTTTAGTTTTCCTTATATGCTGATTGGAGGCAAGACACCAGCCACAATCACTATTGATATTGCCCATAGGGTAAATTATTTCAGGGACTATGGAGTTGCCAACGCATTGGGTGTGTTTTCATATATTATGGTCAGTGTCTTAGCTATCTACTATGTCCTAAATATGAGAAAAGGATTGTATGAATAA
- a CDS encoding extracellular solute-binding protein, producing MKLNRYFHLTTIITLIFLLLLCFSSINFAQEKVRLVYMTAGDVNMLALGQHVIGPLFTEQNPNVEVMTVHVGPGNAGSSLIFEKVNADKEKEAGDIDVAMVHEIFLRWSIEEDLLMDYAKDIDTWQYVTSPFARTSLGVNVEGYCMPMFHSQTVLAYNPKYVTDPPKTYEEIVKWTKENPGKFGYNGIKGGMSGVAFTVGWIYWKTGNYEKYAITGPFEEAEIATWDEAIKELKEFDKNVTLTGGNVATLDALNRGEIWMGPVWVDMFLTWMAEGKLDPETRLILPEPGMPGQPMYFVIPKNTRHPEEAKKFVELVTSPEFQAEHIVKRFNWYPGIDGNYIKDYVDQETFDTIYQDVTPEMLSKYGLAFPLADYFDAMLEAAE from the coding sequence ATGAAACTTAATAGATATTTTCATTTAACTACAATTATTACATTAATTTTTTTACTGCTTCTCTGCTTTTCATCAATTAATTTTGCTCAGGAAAAAGTCAGGTTAGTTTACATGACAGCCGGTGATGTCAATATGCTTGCCCTGGGTCAGCATGTTATAGGTCCATTATTCACTGAACAAAATCCGAATGTAGAAGTAATGACTGTTCATGTAGGTCCCGGAAATGCCGGTTCCAGTCTTATCTTTGAGAAAGTGAACGCAGATAAAGAAAAAGAGGCCGGTGATATTGATGTAGCAATGGTACATGAAATTTTTCTCAGATGGTCAATTGAAGAAGATTTACTTATGGATTATGCCAAAGATATTGATACCTGGCAGTATGTTACTTCACCTTTTGCCAGAACCAGCCTGGGTGTAAATGTTGAAGGCTATTGTATGCCTATGTTCCATAGTCAGACAGTGCTTGCTTATAATCCGAAATATGTTACTGATCCCCCTAAAACCTATGAGGAAATTGTAAAATGGACAAAGGAAAACCCGGGTAAATTTGGCTATAATGGTATAAAGGGTGGTATGTCAGGAGTTGCTTTTACAGTAGGTTGGATTTACTGGAAGACCGGGAATTATGAAAAATATGCCATAACCGGTCCCTTTGAAGAGGCAGAGATTGCAACTTGGGATGAAGCTATTAAAGAGTTAAAAGAATTTGATAAAAATGTAACACTAACTGGTGGAAATGTTGCTACCCTGGATGCTCTTAACCGTGGTGAAATATGGATGGGGCCAGTATGGGTAGACATGTTCCTTACCTGGATGGCAGAAGGTAAGCTTGATCCTGAAACAAGACTGATACTTCCAGAGCCGGGAATGCCCGGTCAGCCCATGTACTTTGTAATTCCGAAAAATACCAGACATCCGGAAGAAGCTAAAAAATTTGTAGAACTGGTGACTTCACCGGAATTCCAAGCCGAACATATTGTAAAACGGTTTAACTGGTATCCGGGTATTGACGGAAATTATATAAAGGATTATGTGGACCAGGAAACATTTGATACAATTTATCAGGATGTAACCCCGGAAATGCTCTCTAAATACGGATTGGCTTTTCCGCTGGCCGATTACTTTGATGCCATGTTAGAGGCTGCTGAATAG